The Arachis hypogaea cultivar Tifrunner chromosome 14, arahy.Tifrunner.gnm2.J5K5, whole genome shotgun sequence DNA window aagaaggtgcaaaaaaagaattaaaaagtaaataattttaattaaaaatataaaaatatggtaCAAGAGTTTGATTTcagatttcaaaaaaattatttaaaattttcaattttactaTGTATGCTGAACTGAGAGTGTATttggatttcgaaaattttttttaagaaaaataatatgattaTATTATGTCTAAATTTCTATTTATAGGCTAGTTTAATGTCTAATTGATAGTTATTCTAAAAATTGTGTGAATTTTCAAACAACGATCAAGTAATTGTTTTCGCCTTTTGTCTTTTGTcttagataaaaatttaggtgcagctaacttcatgtgaagttgatagttgagagtcattaaataatttgataaatttaactaaattattatctaacaacTCTTatttatcaacttcacatgaagttaattACACCAAAATTTCTACCTTTATCTTAACACCTCATTTTTTATCGGCAACAATAGTAAATTATACTCCTGGAAATACGTTGTACTAAACAAATTTTGTCAATTATTTTATACTTACATAGTTACATTAGTATAACTCAAATTGAtccatgaaaattaaaatattatagcaAAAATCAACCGAAATTTTAaaacatatttattttattaaatatttttttaaagaattatacTTTTGCCTAACAATGTCAATGTGTTAGAGTATAATTCTAAAAATTGGATTGGAGTAATCGGCTCAACCTTAATAAAAATCCAATTTGTAGTGTACCGATTAAAAATCCGGCAAAACCAATCACGTGaagccaaattttttatttttattttatctttttgtaaAAGGAGCTTAAACAAAGTTGTCTACTgctgaaaaaacaaaaaaccctaAATCATTACCCACGAAACCTCCCCTACCCTTGGCTGTTGTTGTCGCTTCCATCTTCCTGTCTGACGTCACGGAGTTGCCGTCGCCGTTATCGTTACTCCGTTCGACCTCTCCTCCTTCATTGCTACTCCGTTCAACTCCTGCATCGCCGCCTCTTTCTCTGCCGCCTGCGCGTTGTTTTTACCGTCTCTGCTCGCTCGGGTCACCGGCATCTCTGCCACTCGCCTTTCTGCTCTCCTCTCTGGCCACGTCTTTACTCGCCTCTTCTCTCCGTCTCTGCCCACCCTAGTATGACATTTTGACATTCTCAATTTCCGCATTGAATTTGCTTAATGATTCATGAATTCGATTAGTAATTTATCCTCATTTCTGCCATGTTTTTGTTGAGTTGCTGACTTGCTGTTCAAttggatttttttgtttatcctaatttcatgaatttgattggtaattggagattTTCGCTGTTTAATTTGATTGGTAATCTATCCTTAATTTTATTGCCGAGTTGCTGTTTAACTTttgtgttgaaaagtagacaaAGTATTGTGTGAgaagtaaaattttgaattttattatcatTGAATCAGTGAATTTGGATATTTTGAAATgaggaatgctagggggccagcaattttggtgttttgtaaccatcaattggccatcaatagtattGTTAATGGtttgagattacatctaatggtgagaaatcactcacttttgttttgatggttaaatgctggccagaaaacacaaaagttgctggccccctagacttttccttttggaatttatattggtatattttaaataattttattttatatttaattaaactgatTTGACCACGGTTCAAACATGGTTGGACCACTGAATCTTGGAACCAATCACTCGGCCGGTTCAGTTCTCGCATCCTTGTGTTAAAGAATAAAGAAAACCTCCAATTTTGTCTTTCTTCAATCTTTCGTAGCATTATTCTTGTGATTAGTGTTGTAacattttccctctgtaaattggGAAGGTTTGCAAAGCAACAGCAGACCACTTTTTGTAGCAGAAGTTTTGTTAAAAGAGCAGGAGAAGCAGCCAAAAGAACAATGAATATACTCTCAGTTTCACGTAGGTCATTGAATTTTGTTTCGATAAATCAGTTTCGTCAGACACATTTGCTCAGAAGACTTTCTACATGGCAGTTTACTGGTACTTtggattttatccattttttctttttgctgataTCAATAGTTGATATTTCTCATTATTTGGATGTTTTCGCGTGTTGGTTCTAATTTTGTGTCTGATTGAGCTTGTGTATCTGTTTGACCATGTGAAAGTCTTGTTGTTTTTAATCCTGATAGTGTGTGACTGTAAATGTTGCTAAACAAATATGATTTTGAGGGATAGATTTTCTTCCCAAAATTATACTTATAGAGTTGGCATGATTTAGTTTTCATGTAAAAGCAGAACCAAATATAAAATTGGTTTATGACATCTCAATATTTTTGAAGCAGTTTATTGTACACATACTTACTGAAAGAGAAAAGCTcttcacctctctctctctctctctctctctctctctctctctctctctctctctctctctctctctctgttggGGAGGGGGGGTCTCTTCCCACCAGAAGCTTTAAAGTCTCCTTATTTGGTTTTCATAGCATTGATTGTGTGGCTTTACGAGCTGATTTTGACTGGCAAATAGCATTCACTCTTTCTATCAAGTAAAACTGGTAATAAAAAAACTACACCAAGTCAAACAAATTTTGATCTGCAGCAGAAAAAAAACAGTTAAGttgcttttataaaaaaaaatggaatctggcttttaaatttggttttggtttgctTACAATTTGGTTTGGTTCCAATCAGGAAGGTTTCCATGCACAACCCTAACTTCTTGGATCTGCTTACATTTGACATGTTTTAGACTTAGTTCCTTTAGGCATATTTGGGGCATGAATTGTGAATGTCTTGTTAGTTATTACTTTATTCTCAAGTTTGAAAATGATGGTGATGTAACTATATTATAGAAGTCATCATTATTAATTGTAACCTGCTGATTTATATTGTTGTCTCGCTATCTGGTACAGATTTAGTATTGTGATTCCCAAATTACATCATTATATCGCATGTCATTAGAACCTTTTAAAGGCATGTTTGTTTGCTATTTCGAGAACTAATAATTCCTAAAGATCTAGAAGTATGCATGATCCTGCTTTTAGAATGGATCCTAAACACATCAAATCACAAGATAGCTGTAATAAAGTAAGAGAAAGAACGTACAAATGCTGAAGAGTATGAgaattttcttttataatatttgTGTGTCTACCTAgtctatgcaaaataattataGTATTGCTGGTACAATGTGCATATTGGAAGGGACAAATTGATGTGCTGTATGAaggaagaaggaatagaagtgaaattaaagaaaatctcTGGACATTTCAATTTATAATATGCTCAGCTGAGACCTTCATGCTTGCTTCCTTTATTACAAGGATAGTATTATTTTTGTTGCAAATCTTTGGGGTAAATACAATGCTATTCCTAATGTTTTTTCCGTCCTATTTGCGTTCCAAACGTTTTAAAAGTGACTTTAACTTTCCCACTTAAGTCCACCAAAAATCAATAAAGGAGGGTGTATATCCTTTCAAATTGTCTTTTTTAGGAATTTAGCAAAGAACCTGTTCTTACATAGACATGGGAAGATGGGAAATGGGGAAGAGGACAACAATATCCTCGATCGTTGGAACCAAAATGTTAGGAACAACATTAATACATGCCCTCAATGTTTGGAACCAAGATGATAATTTGCCCTTATACAACATCTCTAGATGTTCAATTTCTTTCTCAGATTTATTTACTTATCTTTGTGAAACCCTTACCGGAGGTTCAAGCAGATAATGGCACTGTTAATCAGCAAACTAATAAGTTAGAGACTCCGGAGGAGTTTGAGGGGCGGATTTTTGGTGATAATCCTGGGAGAAGTTCTTCAGTTGATTCCTTTTTTGAAAAGGTTTCTCGTTGGGGAAAGGCTCAAGATAGATCTAAAGGTGAAAACTCATGGTTGGATGATCTAGAAGAAAGTTTTGACACATTATCTGATGGAATGGATGGAAAACTGAAGAATGCTGCACGATACTTTGAATATGATTCAGACGAAGTCGAAGAAGAAGACTATTCTTTTCGACATGATGCCACCTTTTGGCCTTACACAACGTATGAATTAAGGGTATGTTAAATAAAAATGGCTCATTCCCGCTGCTTATCACTGTTATATTTCCACATTTTGCTTTAACATTCCGACATTCTAtgaatttttacttttattttttatttttttattttggtcttGGCATTTGCGTTTAAATTAATCTTTGATGTAATGATAAACTAAATTATACACAGATGTTTCATGGAAAAGTATTCCTTGAAGTGTATTTACAATTCTTTTCTGAAATATTGTGTGTTTGTTTCTTTTAGAGGATGTTTGGCTTGTTTCATAAACCTGTTAATTGCAAGTAGACTATACTTACAGCTGATTGCAAATTCCTTTTCAAGTGCACCATGGAATGTCTCCTACTGTTTTCAGCTACAACCGCACATCAAAACCATCATTGCCTCTCTAAACGCGTGAAAGATTTGAAacataacaaataaaatatattatatagtaGCTGTAGTACTAGTTTCCATAAAAaagaaaatctgtcgaaaaattaATTGCACCAAACAAATGAAAGTATGGCAACCTCTTATGTGGCCCGATCAAAGACAGAACTCGGGTGGGTGATCAGAGTTATCTACATTGTAGGTACCAGTTGGAAAAGCAGGGGAGATTTCTTTTAACTAGAAAAAGGCACTGTAATTATAATCAACCCTTGTTTTTACTAATACTTCTCATGAAAGAGACAAAATCTATATTGCATTGGCATGTTTAATATTTCCGGTGGCTGGAGAGAATCACTAATGCCACTCCCTTCTTTTCCTTTCTAAGATTTTTGTGATAATATTGATCATTTTGGTCTGTTGCATGGTGACTGATAGCTGTTGTTTGCTTAGTTGTTTTTTAGagttcccttttttttatttgcagTTTATCTTTGTTGAAGATTTCTTACCTCCAGCCTGTTGTATTGATTTGCCTTCCTGTCCCTTCTAAAATCttcagtaaaaaaataataataaaaactt harbors:
- the LOC112741011 gene encoding uncharacterized protein codes for the protein MNILSVSRRSLNFVSINQFRQTHLLRRLSTWQFTDNGTVNQQTNKLETPEEFEGRIFGDNPGRSSSVDSFFEKVSRWGKAQDRSKGENSWLDDLEESFDTLSDGMDGKLKNAARYFEYDSDEVEEEDYSFRHDATFWPYTTYELRDLDFTKPGVRKPKPRDEFQITTKEVLSQADFRNVSFLANFITEAGIIIKRSKTGISAKAQRKVAREIKTARAFGLMPFTTMGTKAFISGRTMENVDDDFAYETFGRKMHANPAMEDDYSRERR